Genomic window (Litorilinea aerophila):
GAAGGCCTGCTCAACAACCCCGGCTTCGTCAACAAGGCCCCCCAGGAGGTAGTGGATCGGGAGCGGGCGAAGCATGAGGAGCTCCAGGTCCGGCGCAGCCAACTGGCCGAACGGCTGGCCGAACTGGTCTAGACAACGGGAACGGGTGCCATATCGGATGCGCAGCTCGTAGCTGCGCATCCGTGCCCGCCCCTTCATCCGCCAGGACGTGGCACCACCGGGCGGCCGGAGACCGCACCTACGAGAACGGGTGCCATGTCGTAGGCGCAGCTCGTAGCTGCGCATCCGTCGCCGCCCCTTCATCCGCCAGGCCATGGCACCACCGGGCGGCCGGAGACCACACCTACGAGAACGGGTGCCATGTCGTAGGCGCAGCTCGTAACGGCAATTGCCCGGGAATTTGTGATAATTTTGACAAGCCAGGGGGCGTATGCTATATTCTCTAACCGATTGCAACCGTCTCAAGACATCAAAAACAGACTTCCAAAAACGCACAAAATTCTCAGGAGATTTTCCCCTTACCTGGTTGATTGCAAGCCGCCGCCAAGGCCGATTGTTTAGACGCCGATTACCTGGATAAGGTTTGTTAAGGTTTGTTTAGACAAGGTGTGCCCAGATATGGGTGCCACCCCTTCCCGCTGGCCTTAACAGCCCCTCCATGGGTTGATGGGAGATGGGAAGGGATGGTACACTGAGGAAAGCCCGGGCCACAGGCACCTGTGGCGGTGGATGACAGCCGGTAGGTCTAGCGACCGCAGCTTTGTCAAAAGGAGACCAGAGCCAGATGGCGGAAAAAATTTCGGAGTTGACCGGCGAAGAGCGAGAAAAGCGCATCGCAGAGTTGAAGAAAAAGATGCAGGAGGCGGCCAAGCGGGCCAAGGCTGCCCACGCCGCGGGCGAGCTGCCGGCCGCGCCCAAGGCTCGGGCGGCGGAGGCTGCCGAAGCGGCGCCGGCCCGGCCCCAGGCCCAGGAGAGCCAGGCTCCAAAGGCGGTAGAGGCGCCGGTCAAGGAGGCTGAGAAGGCAGCAGCCCCGGCCCGCGCGCCACGCCAGCGCCCGGCGGAAAGCGCCGGGGTCTCGGGTAATGGGACGGCCGCGCCCAAGGCTCGTCCGGCGGCTGCACCCAAGGCAGCGCCCAAAGCGACGCCGGAAGCTGCCGATGGCCTGCCTTCGCCGGCCGAGATGAACCGCCGGGAGTTCCTCACCTATGCCTGGGGAGCTGCCCTGGGGCTGCTGGCCCTGGAGGGTGGCGTGGTCAGCTTTTTCTACCTCTACCCCCGCTTCCGCGCTGGCGAGTTCGGCGGTAAATTCTTCATCGGTCCGGAAAACACCCTGCCCAGCCCGGACGAAGCCCCCCGCCCCTTCACCGACGGTAAGTTCTGGCTGGTCACCACCGAAGAGGGCCAGCCCAAGGCGCTGTACATGGTCTGCACTCACCTGGGCTGCCTTTACAAGTGGGTGGAATCCAACTGGCGCTTCGAATGCCCGTGTCACGGCTCCAAATTCACCCACGATGGTTTTTACATCGAAGGGCCGGCGCCCCGCTCCCTGGACTATTTCGAGATTTCCGTGGAAAACGGGGAAGTGGTGGTGGATACCGGCAGCAAGATCCTCGGTTCCCCGAGCAGCGAATCGCCAGCCCGGGCCCAGGTTGCCTGACCGGGTGTACGTCGGCCCAGGCAGGGGCAGCCGGGCCTTGGCCCGGCTCCATGGGCCTCGCCTTCTGCACGGCCTACCCTCGTAAACCCCGGCAGAAATCGCCTGGCTTCCATCGAGGGAGTGCCGCTGAATTTCTGCCGTGGTATTTACGCCGGACTGTACCAGACACAGGCAGACGTCTCATCCTTTGCTGAAGAAACGGAGTCCAAATGGCTGTACAACCTGAAGTCCAAAAGAAAGGCCTGGTAAGCACCGTTCTTGGGCTTGCAGAGGATACCTTCACCCGGATCACGGCCGGTATTAGCCCGGGCGAATTCCGGCGCATGATTCGTGGGGAGCCGCCGGGACGCCCCAACCCGCGCCTCAAGCCCCATTCCGAAACCTTCCTGCTGCATATCAAGCCGACCTATTATCACGAGAGCGTCACCCGCTTCACCCATACCTTCCGGCTGGGGCTGCTCTCCACCTACCTCTTTTTTGTGGAAACCATTACCGGCATCTTTTTGATGATCTGGTATGCACCGTCGCCGGACCGGGCCTATTCGGACATGATCCGGCTGCTGAGCAACGTCCCCTTCGGCCAGTTCATGCGGGACCTGCACCGGTTGGGCGCCGAGCTCATGGTGGCCATCGTCACCCTCCACATGGTCCGCACCTACCTGACCGGCAGCTACAAGGCGCCCCGGCAGTTCACCTGGTTTTCGGGCGTGGTCCTGCTGGTGATCACCCTGTTCCTGAGCTTCTCAGGCTACCTGCTGCCGTGGGACCAGCTGGCCTTCTGGGCGGTGACCATCGGCACCTCCATGGCCGAGGCCGTGCCGCCCAAGATCGTGGGTG
Coding sequences:
- a CDS encoding QcrA and Rieske domain-containing protein, producing MAEKISELTGEEREKRIAELKKKMQEAAKRAKAAHAAGELPAAPKARAAEAAEAAPARPQAQESQAPKAVEAPVKEAEKAAAPARAPRQRPAESAGVSGNGTAAPKARPAAAPKAAPKATPEAADGLPSPAEMNRREFLTYAWGAALGLLALEGGVVSFFYLYPRFRAGEFGGKFFIGPENTLPSPDEAPRPFTDGKFWLVTTEEGQPKALYMVCTHLGCLYKWVESNWRFECPCHGSKFTHDGFYIEGPAPRSLDYFEISVENGEVVVDTGSKILGSPSSESPARAQVA